The Lolium rigidum isolate FL_2022 chromosome 1, APGP_CSIRO_Lrig_0.1, whole genome shotgun sequence region AAGGTGACAGTTGGGCCGATTTAGGACTGGGCACATATCTTTTCATGCGGTTAACGCATGTCTTGGGTCGCATGGAAATTCCATCAATTTCGATGGTGACATACTGACATCTGAAATACCCTGCCCGCACTCACAAAACAATAATCCTAGACTTACGGACTGATAGGCTTACGGAAAGATTACGGACGAACGTGGCCGAAAATGGCTGGGTGAAATTTTATCCCTTGCTAAAAAACCGGGAGTGGTTTGTAGTTTCACCCATTCATGCTATGCCACGTTATAGGTCCGTAAGAGATTTCCGTAAGGCCtgtccgtaggtgtagcattactcaCGAAAAGTGGTTCTCTCTACTCCGGAGTAGATTTCTCAACGCAACTTAAATGCCGGAGTGAACAACTAGCATTGCAAATTCACAGCTAGCATTTTCTCTTGTTTCCAGAATTAAAATCGAACAACTAATAACCTGACGCTAACAATAACAGTTGGTGCTTATGTTTTTTTCTTGGACATCATTTTAATATTATGAACTATCGAGTAAGTATTATCAGAAACTTTTCTATTGTTCCTACACccaaatctattatatactaaaagcaaaataaggatgtttaAAACAGAGGCATCACGTTAATCCACATAGGCTCAAAATAGATATAtcatttttttttattgtttgaaagtAGCTTAAATAGATATACCATTGATTTAACTATTAATGGTTAAGATTTAATAGACCTAAAAGTTACGTAAAGCTACATATACGTGACAAGTCACGTTTCTGCACCATCTCAATGATATCCCGTGTTTCAATAAAAAAACATGTGGATCCACACGTAAGAGGTAAGGAAAGCTCACGTTGAAAACTGGTCCGcacatctatatctatacctaataataaagggagaagcgtttccgcgGTTTTGGTCCGTTTGATTTCTGTCGTCCGGCGCTGGTTTGTTTCGGCCGTGCGGTCCTTTCGTTGTTGGTCCGTTCCGTAATTCCGTAGGTTGTGGGATCGTGGGATTGTTCCATCCAAATATGCATCGCACCAGGTCGCTCTTCTCGCGTGGGCCAGCCGAACCGGCACAACATCGGCCCATCTCGCTTAGCTACTCTAACCCGGATATATCTAATCTAATCTAACCCGAAGAAGTCCGCTCAAACAAAAAGAAACGAGGACGAGTTTGGCACGGTCTCGAATCCTCCATAATCAAATCACAGATCCTTGCCTCCTCAGCCACGAAAACCGACCCATATATAGACGGTATCCTACACGCTGATTACTCATCAAAGCGATTGCAGAACTCGCTGGAGTTCGCACGTCACCGAATCTCGAAACTGAGTTTTCCGTCGGCAACGGAAGCCCCGGATCGACGGGATCTTCATCTATGAAGCATGTCACGGATAAACAATTGCACAGGCTGTGGGGACTCGCCTAAGTTGCCGCCACGCCGGAGTGCCTGCTTGCCGAGGTCTCGGTAACGTCCAAGTCGCCGCCTCGGGCTCGTTAGATCCAGTTGGAGATAGTCAGCTGCTGCTCACGTCTCGCTTGACATCTCATGAATTTTATTGACTACGTAACTATTAGCATAGTGCGAATGTGATCTTGTATAAGCCCGGCAATTTGACCCATGGGTTCGTCCGCCCATGGGCACCCGACACGAATGGATAGGGTATGGATTGCCGTTTTCTCCCATGGGTTAAACCCATGGGGGACCCGATTATTCATGGGTAGGGTATGGGCATGAGTTTATGCCCACGGGTTACCCATATGTCGCCCGATTAGTTTAATTAATTGttataaaatataattttattTCAGGCTAACATCTACATTAGTGAAATATGGACTAAGAAGATATAACATCCTAGTTCCGCTAAGTGCAGATTTAATAGGAAATAATGCATCTGACTATTGGAAACTAGGCACTCGGTGAGTCATGTAGGCCTGCTGGGCCTGTAAAGATTGAAGCTCGTGTAGCTTGGCAGCGTCCCAAGCTCTCAGCGACAGGAACAAGGCAGACTTCTTTAGTACCACCTCGCCCACGTCGCAGCTATAAAATAGGGATGGCAATTGCATGTTAGCAGTGCAGTCATTCCGTGTGTGTGCCGAGTTATATTACTGGGACGAATGTTTCAAAGAGAATGTTACTGGTACGTGAAGACATATTATGTCGCTGGCGTCAGGTTGAAAGAAAATTAAATATTGAATGCAGTCTATAGACCCGATGGATTCTTGTTGGGTCAGGTGACCCATCGGGTCGGGCATGAGTCTCATGTTAGACCCATGGGCAGGGTCGTGGGCAGAAATCCTTGCCCATTTGGTAATCGGGCATGGGTTTCAGATAAGTTGACTCGGTCAAACCTGATCCGATTGCCGGCCTGAATCTTGTATGCTCAAGTCGTCATGCATTGAGATTAGTGCGTTTAAAAAAAGGGGGCATCGTCACGTCCTCGTATCAGCTAGATCGAAAAAGTATAAAAAGTAAACAACGGATTTTTTTACAGTTCAACAAGAGGCAAGCGAAAGACGCCATTTCCTGCTAATTTTAATACTGCAGTCAAAATCAACTCTGAAAAAACAATATAAGTATGGATTTGGGAAAAATTAAGCTAGTGTACCTGCGAGTGCCAAGTTCTATCCCATTATGACATGGATACAGATTTCCTGTGCCTATATATCCTCACCACTAGGTGGCCGGAGATGAGTCCAACGTTGCCATCCTAGTAAGTTAAGATTATACGATGCACTATGTGCAAACTGGATTTCCTAAGCACCTGACACATCGGCACGGATAGAAGCTTCCGTCCCGTGCTGTATATACACATATCGCCCACACAGCCACGCTGTAGCGACTGGTTAATCCAAAGCGACACAAGCGACCCCTCCCGTGTCGGCTTTTGCACGCGGCACGCAGGTCGGAGGTAGGTACGTCCTCCCTGGTACACGACCGACGGGTACTATTCTATCAACGTGGTACTCCGTAGTACAGTACGTTTCTACGAACCCACGAGAGCTTGGCAAGTAGCAGCAGGAGCGCTGCCGTGACGCGATCACATTCGTGCCCGGTCGACGTCGACCTCGACGTTTATGCATGTATGCATTCCCTCCGTTTGGAAACATAAAATATTGAAGCATTTTTTAGTTACCCACTTTAGTTTATATATCTAGTCTATTTCCGGTACGTAGGTTCATTCAATTTAGGTTGTTCTAGTCTACTTTATAAGAAGTTACAATATCTTACATTTTCAAATCAAAGgagtatttaaaaaaaaaaaggttgtcaTCCGATCTCTCCATCAAATAGATTTTGTTCAATTAAAAACATACATCATAAAATCGAAATAACCGCTCAACACATATAAATCTAACAATAGGTGAAGAATATGCCGTCATGGGTTTATGTCTTAAAAACAGAAACAACACTCACAAACTAATTACCAAGGGCATGAAGTCACCTTGTGGTGAAACACCACAAGAAGTACACATTCAGTCTAGCAGTGCGCAAGCACATGATGTATTCAATTCAGAAGCCGTCCCCGCCATCAATCGTTGCTCCATCTTAAAGGCAGAGTTCCGCAGAGCTCATGTTGGACCTGCCCTCTACGCCACCATGGTGCCACGCATATGCCTGTCATTATGCGACCCATACAGATGCTCTGCTGCACCAAGCTCTCGAGACTCGTCGTCGATGATGTGCAAGAAGCAACACCGCTCACCCTTCAGACCACTCCAGTCAGAATGAGATCCGAAAATGTTGCCCTCAAGAGAGAGAACGACATAGAAAATGTCACCAGGGTCCGATCCAGATAGCCTGGGCCAAGATTTTCCACCGAGTCTCCCGAGCAAAGATGCCTCCGTACGGGAACAACAAAAAAAGCGCCACCATTATCGGCCTCGGTTTTCAACGACCCACGTAAGTCGAAGCCTAATGCTGAGTGGACCATGGTTGCCACCACCGATGGGTAGGACGGAGATGTCTACCCCAATCGAGTCGCTAGGGACCTAAATCACGCCCAAAATATCCCCATCACCATAGATCGCCGTCGTTGCCCATCAGATCGTGCATTTGTACCCACAACGCCACTGCTGCCCCCCCTCCCCCCTTCCTGTTCGCCAGCGGCGATGACCAACCTTCGCATGGCCGCGCCCATGGTGGCGACGATGTGGTTCCTGTCGCCACGCAGGGGCGCCGCGAGTGGTCAGGAACCGCTAGTTTCCCCTCGATGTCTATGTGAATCAGACGTACTTGCGCACACGTTGAACTCAGGTATTACACTTTGTTGAGCAAGTTTTCATGTAATCCCAACAAAAGTTGGAAAGTGGAGTAACGATATGCGTATGTGTAAGCCTACGGTTCGTTGTCATGTTTTATAACTATTAAGAAGTGGAAAATGGGTTAGGAAATATGAAAGGTTAGGTAAGAAACCTAGATGATTGTTCTTAACAAGTGCATACGGCCTTTAGTTAGGGCTGTTCTGACCATGGTTTTTTAAAAAAGTCTTGGCGATCAACAACAACTAATTATGTTACTCCATGTTAGTCTATGAGACGTGACGAAACGTTTGAAAAGGTAGGCGCCGTTTCAACATGTTCATTTGTTTAATACAGTGATCAGAAACGAATATTTTCTCAGAGTCTTCTGATTGTGTTTCGTCACCAACCAGTTCAGTAGAAGCGGGCCCTCATAAATAATCCGGAGTACCATATCTAGAATCAAGCCTGATTCCAGACATCTTCAATTTGGTCATGCAGTAGCCCATCagaaacattttaaaattttgttttATAGCCTATTTTTTTCTGTCGATTAAGTGGATGGTGTTGCATTGGTCGTCAGTAGGCACAGTTACATTCCTTGCTCAGCTTCGAAGAAAGAACAATTTACGTACTCCGTAGCAGAATTGAAAACCTGTGCCACAAAACTGAAACATTTCACCTATATAATCATCCGGCACGGTGTCAGTACGAGACTGCCACTATCAGTGAAAACGAAAGAGGCAACTCTGAACCACAATATAAATTAAAATTCCTCCTACTTTTTTTTTCTATATCCACAATGAAAAGAACCTGTTCCGAGTACATTTGGTAGAACCCTGAATGCGAGTCTTCTCCCCAGAAATACAGGGGAGAAATAATGCAGACAGTTACACTAAATTCACAAATTTACAACGCTAGCTGTCGAAGTGTCATGGCTAGAAGCACGGCCCGTCGTTTCAGGATTTCAGAGGTCGGCGAACCAgtcgtcctcgccgtcgtcctcgtggaGGTAGCGCCGGTACCGGTCGAGGTCCTCGTCGGCGAGGCCGTAGCGAGCGCGCCAGTGCTCGAgcctcgcctccgcctcccgcatgTTGGCCATGACCCTCTGGTACGCCACGTTGATCCTCTGGAAATCCGCGTCGTCCTGGTCCTGGGCGTCGCCGTCGTTGTGGTGGTGGCGCGCGACGTCCGGGTGGTACTGCAGCGCGAGGCGGTGGAAGGCCTTCTTGACCTCGCACCTGGTGGCCCCCGGCGATAGCCTCAGCGTCCGGTAATGGTCCTCCTCCATCGCCGGCCTCGTCCCGGCCGACCCGCGCACCGCTGCGCATCTCACCGACGCCCCTCTTCGCCGCCGCACGGGCTCGAACGCCGATGACGAGGCCGACGGGACGCGCATCTGCAGCATTGCTCCTCCGGCGACTGTAGCCATGGGCGTTGATCGTGGATGAATCGGGAGGAGCTGTGATTTGGATCCGGAAGAGGGTGCAGGTTGTGTTGACCGTCGTGCGGTGGATGAAACAATGGAATGGATGAGGCTGCCGCGTGGGTGGTGGAGTTTATATAAGAGGAGGTGGCGGTTTGCTCGCACGTCTGGGCTACGCGCGGTTGCCTTGCCTGCCGGTGTTTCCCACGTTGGCGTTTGCTCGCACGTTTGGACACGGACAGCAACTTGGCGGGAGAGAGCCTCCACTATTCCTTTCGTTCCCACGTTTGGGCTGGATTTCGCTGGGAAAAAGCCGGTGCTATTCTTGTTGTTCTCCAAGAAAAAAGATATGCTTCACGTGATTACATTTTTGTAAATGAGAGatttttttgcttttgttttccaGCACTCACAGGTTGACCGGGTGGATGTATTGCAAACCTGAGCTGTAGAAATGGATATTAAACTACATCTTCGTTCTAAAAAATGGATAAATACAACCAACCCTTTCCCACGGTCTT contains the following coding sequences:
- the LOC124684371 gene encoding chaperone protein dnaJ 8, chloroplastic-like; translation: MATVAGGAMLQMRVPSASSSAFEPVRRRRGASVRCAAVRGSAGTRPAMEEDHYRTLRLSPGATRCEVKKAFHRLALQYHPDVARHHHNDGDAQDQDDADFQRINVAYQRVMANMREAEARLEHWRARYGLADEDLDRYRRYLHEDDGEDDWFADL